From the Micromonospora lupini genome, one window contains:
- a CDS encoding ArsR/SmtB family transcription factor, whose translation MHAFDVLGDPVRRRILELLADGEQTAGAVSAVIRDEFGISQPAVSQHLKVLRDNGFATVRPEGARRLYAVDPRPLREVDGWLEHFRRFWAPPLAALATELARGRRERRLRGPADPPDERNT comes from the coding sequence GTGCACGCCTTCGACGTGCTGGGCGATCCGGTCCGGCGCCGCATCCTGGAGCTGCTCGCCGACGGCGAGCAGACCGCGGGCGCGGTCAGCGCGGTCATCCGCGACGAGTTCGGCATCTCCCAGCCCGCCGTGTCACAGCACCTCAAAGTGTTGCGCGACAACGGATTCGCCACCGTGCGGCCGGAGGGCGCCCGCCGCCTGTACGCGGTCGACCCGCGCCCGCTGCGCGAGGTCGACGGCTGGTTGGAGCACTTCCGCCGGTTCTGGGCGCCACCCCTGGCGGCACTCGCCACCGAGCTGGCCCGGGGCCGACGCGAGCGTCGGCTGCGCGGGCCCGCCGACCCACCCGACGAGAGGAACACCTGA
- a CDS encoding SRPBCC family protein, translating into MFDATEQINAVRRQVGSRTLEAGEARVTTISQTYQATAEDLWDACTNAERIPRWFLPISGDLRLGGTYQLQGNAGGTVESCEPPHRFTATWEMGGEVSWIEVRVTPVGDEQARLDLDHIAHVDQDRWAQFGPGAVGVGWDLGLLGLSTYLSGDGSGVRPEDSAEWVASAEGRRAMELSSQLWCEASIAAGTDADEAKAAAERTTAFYTGAPQA; encoded by the coding sequence ATGTTCGACGCGACCGAGCAGATCAACGCCGTCCGGCGGCAGGTCGGCAGCCGCACCCTGGAGGCCGGCGAGGCGCGGGTGACCACGATCAGCCAGACCTACCAGGCGACGGCCGAGGATCTGTGGGACGCCTGCACCAACGCCGAGCGCATCCCGCGCTGGTTCCTGCCGATCAGCGGCGACCTGCGGTTGGGCGGCACGTACCAGCTCCAGGGCAACGCCGGCGGCACCGTCGAGAGCTGCGAGCCGCCGCACCGCTTCACCGCCACCTGGGAGATGGGCGGCGAGGTGAGCTGGATCGAGGTGCGGGTCACGCCTGTCGGCGACGAGCAGGCCCGCCTCGACCTGGACCACATCGCGCACGTGGACCAGGACCGGTGGGCGCAGTTCGGGCCGGGCGCCGTCGGCGTCGGCTGGGACCTGGGCCTGCTCGGCCTCTCCACGTACCTCTCCGGCGACGGCAGCGGTGTCCGGCCGGAGGACAGCGCCGAGTGGGTCGCCTCCGCCGAGGGCCGACGCGCCATGGAGTTGAGCAGCCAGCTCTGGTGCGAGGCGAGCATCGCCGCCGGCACCGACGCCGACGAGGCCAAGGCCGCCGCCGAGCGCACCACCGCCTTCTACACGGGGGCCCCGCAAGCCTGA
- a CDS encoding NUDIX domain-containing protein, with the protein MTGTPYSHCSYCGAAYPTAAGWPRVCAVCGETVWRNPLPVAVAVLPVRTAEGLGVVVVRRDIEPARGQLALPGGFIEYGEEWSDALVRELREETGLVAAAEDARLLAVRGAPAGGTMMVFGVLPERAVDDLPPSAPTEEATEWLVLTDPVELAFSTHTKVLADFLDG; encoded by the coding sequence ATGACCGGTACGCCGTACTCGCACTGCTCCTACTGCGGCGCCGCCTACCCGACGGCGGCCGGGTGGCCGCGGGTCTGCGCGGTCTGCGGCGAGACCGTCTGGCGAAACCCGCTGCCCGTCGCGGTGGCGGTGCTCCCGGTCCGCACCGCCGAGGGCCTGGGCGTCGTGGTGGTCCGGCGGGACATCGAACCGGCCCGCGGGCAGCTCGCGCTTCCCGGCGGCTTCATCGAGTACGGCGAGGAGTGGTCCGACGCGCTCGTGCGTGAGCTGCGGGAGGAGACCGGGCTTGTCGCGGCGGCCGAGGATGCCCGGCTCCTCGCCGTGCGCGGCGCCCCCGCGGGCGGCACCATGATGGTGTTCGGGGTGCTGCCCGAGCGGGCCGTCGATGACCTGCCGCCGTCGGCGCCCACCGAAGAGGCGACCGAGTGGCTGGTGCTCACCGACCCGGTCGAGCTGGCGTTCTCCACCCACACCAAGGTCCTGGCCGACTTCCTCGACGGCTGA
- a CDS encoding ABC transporter ATP-binding protein, with protein MARPRTAPHDDDQPIGPPEDTSMLPELEDAAWMHHATTFAHTSFWAVARRLPRLVREAVALAWATNRMDAVASIGLNVAAGVMTTFGLLATTTVLRELFAAGPTPDRVRSALPALVVAAAAVSARGGLTIAAGWAQARLTPQINYQVELRLFEATTAVDLAAFDDAGFAEEMDRVRDRGMGEAAWIVDHTVNLVTGVVGMLATAVAVTVIQPLLLPCLLLAAVPQAITAVRMARREYLAMLARITRRRRMWMLAHLMANRHTAAEVRAYQMRDFLLAEYRGVMAVETRAQLRLVRSQTGTRVAGATVAGLATFGVYAVLGGLLLAGMVALAAAATALLALQSARTSLGVAVVATNSLYEDALYYQDYRDFLTRAQGRVPVGGDRTVDGVETIDVDEVSLRYPDTGAPAVDRVSLTIRRGEVIALVGENGSGKTTLAKLIAGLYQPTGGTIRWDDVDAAELDPRTLGAQVAVMTQEYWKFPFTAGQNIRVGRHDRTPDHPGPDVQEAAAAAAAHDMIVGLPHGYDTLLDREFKNGHELSGGQWQRLVAARGLYRDAALLICDEPSAALDARAEHALFQHLRRRPDRAVVLITHRLANVRHADRIFVMDRGRLVQEGNHDELMAAGGLYRELFELQASGYRAGATDAASH; from the coding sequence ATGGCCCGCCCGCGTACCGCGCCCCACGACGACGACCAGCCGATCGGCCCACCCGAGGACACCTCCATGCTGCCGGAGCTGGAGGACGCCGCCTGGATGCACCATGCGACGACGTTCGCGCACACCAGCTTCTGGGCCGTGGCCCGACGGCTGCCCCGGCTCGTGCGGGAGGCGGTGGCGCTGGCCTGGGCCACCAACCGCATGGACGCCGTCGCCTCCATCGGCCTGAACGTCGCCGCCGGGGTGATGACCACCTTCGGCCTGCTCGCCACGACCACCGTGCTGCGGGAGCTCTTCGCCGCCGGGCCCACCCCGGACCGGGTGCGCTCCGCCCTGCCGGCGCTTGTCGTGGCCGCGGCCGCGGTCTCGGCGCGCGGCGGTCTGACGATCGCGGCCGGTTGGGCCCAGGCGCGGCTCACCCCGCAGATCAACTACCAGGTGGAGCTGCGGTTGTTCGAGGCCACCACCGCCGTGGACCTGGCCGCGTTCGACGACGCCGGGTTCGCCGAGGAGATGGACCGGGTGCGCGACCGGGGGATGGGCGAGGCGGCGTGGATCGTCGACCACACGGTCAACCTGGTCACCGGCGTGGTCGGGATGCTCGCCACCGCCGTGGCGGTGACAGTCATCCAGCCGCTGCTGCTGCCGTGCCTGCTGCTCGCCGCAGTGCCCCAGGCGATCACGGCGGTGCGGATGGCCCGCCGGGAGTACCTGGCCATGCTGGCGCGGATCACCCGCCGGCGACGGATGTGGATGCTCGCCCACCTGATGGCCAACAGGCACACCGCCGCCGAGGTGCGCGCCTACCAGATGCGCGACTTCCTGCTCGCCGAGTACCGGGGCGTGATGGCCGTCGAGACCCGCGCCCAACTGCGGCTGGTCCGTTCGCAGACCGGCACCCGCGTGGCCGGCGCGACAGTGGCGGGCCTGGCCACCTTCGGGGTGTACGCCGTGCTCGGCGGGCTGCTCCTGGCCGGCATGGTCGCCCTCGCCGCCGCGGCCACCGCCCTGCTCGCCCTGCAGTCCGCCCGGACCAGCCTGGGCGTCGCGGTCGTCGCCACCAACTCGCTGTACGAGGACGCCCTCTACTACCAGGACTATCGGGATTTCCTGACCCGCGCGCAGGGCCGGGTGCCCGTCGGCGGCGACCGCACGGTCGACGGCGTCGAGACGATCGACGTCGACGAGGTGAGCCTGCGCTACCCCGACACCGGCGCGCCGGCGGTGGACCGGGTCAGCCTGACGATCCGGCGCGGTGAGGTGATCGCGCTTGTCGGCGAGAACGGCTCCGGCAAGACCACCCTGGCCAAGCTGATCGCCGGGCTCTACCAGCCCACCGGTGGGACGATCCGCTGGGACGACGTCGACGCCGCCGAGCTGGATCCGCGCACGCTCGGCGCGCAGGTGGCCGTGATGACGCAGGAGTACTGGAAGTTCCCGTTCACCGCCGGGCAGAACATCCGCGTGGGCCGGCACGACCGTACGCCCGACCACCCCGGCCCCGACGTGCAGGAGGCCGCCGCCGCGGCCGCCGCCCACGACATGATCGTCGGTCTGCCGCACGGCTACGACACCCTGCTCGACCGGGAGTTCAAGAACGGTCATGAGCTGTCCGGCGGGCAGTGGCAGCGGCTGGTCGCGGCCCGCGGCCTCTACCGCGACGCCGCGCTGCTGATCTGCGACGAGCCGTCGGCCGCTCTGGACGCCCGCGCCGAACACGCCCTGTTCCAGCACCTGCGCCGTCGACCCGACCGGGCGGTCGTCCTGATCACCCACCGGCTGGCAAACGTCCGGCACGCGGACCGGATCTTCGTCATGGACCGGGGTCGCCTCGTCCAGGAGGGCAACCACGACGAGTTGATGGCGGCCGGCGGCCTCTACCGCGAGCTGTTCGAGTTGCAGGCCAGCGGCTACCGGGCCGGCGCCACCGACGCCGCGAGCCACTGA
- a CDS encoding ATP-binding protein, translating to MTTPSERLTPAQLRDLFLFEALDDSQRAWLAERGRVEQRAGGTLVYAEGEPGTCFFVLLRGAVALSRQVRGDDIEVSRTDQRGVYGGAVQAYLGDQVDQIYRNSMRALVDSDFFVLPAEDFAYALRSWFPMPMHLLEGLFLGLRNSQTIVGERERLLALGSLSAGLTHELNNPAAAAVRATSVLRDRVAGMRHKLAMVADGRLDGRALQGLVALQEEAVARVATAPKLTPMATADAEDILTDWLEEHGVGGAWDLAPILVGGGLDAAWLGQVKAAVGPADLEAAVRWLSYTVDTELLMREIGDSVTRISGLVGAAKQYSQLDRAPHLVVDVHDLLDATLVMFKGKIPAEVKLVREYDRSLPSIPAYAAELNQVWTNLIDNALGAMGEKGVLTVRTGQVGDLLSVEITDTGPGIPPEVRPRIFEPFFTTKPVGAGTGLGLDISYRIVVNKHHGDIRVETEPGNTTFRVLLPITEEVTPTV from the coding sequence ATGACCACCCCGTCGGAGCGGTTGACGCCCGCGCAGCTGCGTGACCTGTTCCTGTTCGAGGCGCTCGACGACTCCCAGCGCGCCTGGCTGGCGGAACGCGGGCGCGTCGAGCAACGTGCGGGCGGCACCCTGGTGTACGCCGAGGGTGAGCCCGGCACCTGCTTCTTCGTGCTGCTGCGCGGCGCTGTCGCGCTGAGCCGGCAGGTGCGCGGCGACGACATCGAGGTCAGCCGCACCGACCAGCGCGGGGTGTACGGCGGGGCGGTCCAGGCGTACCTGGGTGACCAGGTCGACCAGATCTACCGCAACAGCATGCGGGCGCTTGTCGACTCGGACTTCTTCGTGCTGCCGGCGGAGGACTTCGCGTACGCCCTGCGGTCCTGGTTCCCGATGCCCATGCACCTGTTGGAGGGGCTGTTCCTCGGCCTGCGGAACAGCCAGACCATCGTCGGCGAACGGGAGCGGCTGCTGGCGCTCGGCTCGCTCTCGGCGGGGCTGACCCACGAGTTGAACAACCCGGCCGCGGCGGCGGTGCGGGCCACCTCGGTGCTGCGCGACCGGGTCGCGGGCATGCGGCACAAGCTCGCGATGGTCGCCGACGGTCGGCTCGACGGCCGGGCGTTGCAGGGGCTTGTCGCGTTGCAGGAGGAGGCGGTGGCCCGGGTGGCCACCGCGCCGAAGCTGACCCCGATGGCCACCGCCGACGCCGAGGACATCCTCACCGACTGGTTGGAGGAGCACGGGGTGGGCGGCGCCTGGGACCTGGCGCCGATCCTGGTCGGCGGGGGTCTCGACGCGGCCTGGCTCGGGCAGGTGAAGGCGGCCGTCGGCCCGGCGGACCTGGAGGCCGCGGTGCGGTGGCTCTCGTACACCGTCGACACCGAGCTGCTGATGCGCGAGATCGGCGACTCGGTCACCCGGATCTCCGGCCTCGTCGGCGCGGCCAAGCAGTACTCCCAGTTGGACCGCGCCCCGCACCTGGTGGTGGACGTGCACGATCTGCTCGACGCCACGCTTGTCATGTTCAAGGGCAAGATCCCCGCCGAGGTCAAGCTCGTCCGCGAGTACGACCGCTCGCTCCCGTCGATCCCGGCGTACGCGGCCGAGCTGAACCAGGTGTGGACGAACCTGATCGACAACGCGCTCGGCGCGATGGGGGAAAAGGGCGTGTTGACCGTCCGCACCGGACAGGTCGGCGACCTGCTGTCGGTGGAGATCACCGACACCGGTCCCGGTATCCCGCCCGAGGTGCGCCCGCGCATCTTCGAGCCGTTCTTCACCACCAAGCCGGTCGGGGCGGGCACGGGTCTGGGGCTGGACATCTCGTACCGGATCGTGGTCAACAAGCACCACGGCGACATCCGGGTGGAGACCGAGCCCGGGAACACCACGTTCCGGGTGCTGCTGCCGATCACCGAGGAGGTGACGCCCACTGTGTGA
- a CDS encoding FAD-dependent oxidoreductase — protein MANPVILTVDDDPAVSRAVARDIRRRYGDRYRVLRAASGPEALDALREVKLRGEQVALLLADHRMPEMTGVEFLEAAMDIFPAARRVLLTAYADTDAAIEAINVVDLDHYLLKPWHPPEEKLYPVVDGLLEAWSVTPDATSIEIRVVGHRWSAPSFKVRDFLARNLVPYRWLLSDDPEGARLLDAAGATEADVPLVVTAEGKALVAPNETELAALAGLTVVPASDFYDLVVIGGGPAGLGSAVYGASEGLRTVLVERRATGGQAGQSSRIENYLGFPDGVSGAQLTDRARRQAVKFGAELLSAREVVGLSEAGGARLLRFGDGSEIAAHTVVLATGVSYRVLDAPGLADFTGRGVFYGAAATEAPSCADQDVYIVGGANSAGQAAVHFSRYAARVHLLIRGADLTASMSRYLIDQLERIDAITVHPHTAVVGATGQDHLQQLTLCDTRTGQARWVDTSWLFIFIGAEPRTDWLDGVLVRDGRGFIVTGPDLLSGGRRPAGWSLSRDPYHLETSVPGVFAAGDVRAESVKRVASAVGEGAMAVSLVHRYLEAQ, from the coding sequence ATGGCAAACCCGGTGATCCTGACCGTCGACGACGATCCCGCGGTGTCCCGGGCGGTGGCCCGGGACATCCGGCGCCGCTACGGCGACCGTTACCGGGTGCTGCGCGCCGCCTCGGGGCCGGAGGCGCTGGACGCGCTGCGGGAGGTCAAGCTGCGCGGCGAGCAGGTCGCGCTGCTGCTTGCCGACCACCGGATGCCGGAGATGACAGGCGTCGAGTTCCTCGAGGCCGCCATGGACATCTTCCCCGCCGCCCGCCGGGTGCTGCTCACCGCGTACGCCGACACCGACGCGGCGATCGAGGCGATAAACGTGGTCGACCTGGACCACTACCTGCTCAAACCCTGGCACCCGCCGGAGGAGAAGCTGTATCCGGTGGTCGACGGCCTGCTGGAGGCGTGGTCGGTCACCCCGGACGCGACGAGCATCGAGATCCGGGTCGTCGGGCACCGCTGGTCGGCGCCGTCGTTCAAGGTCCGTGACTTCCTGGCCCGCAACCTCGTGCCGTACCGCTGGTTGTTGTCCGACGACCCGGAGGGCGCCCGTCTGCTCGACGCGGCCGGGGCCACCGAGGCGGACGTACCCCTGGTGGTGACCGCCGAGGGCAAGGCCCTGGTGGCCCCCAACGAGACGGAGCTGGCGGCGCTGGCCGGGTTGACAGTGGTGCCGGCGTCCGACTTCTACGACCTCGTGGTGATCGGCGGTGGTCCGGCGGGCCTGGGCTCGGCCGTGTACGGCGCGTCGGAGGGACTGCGCACAGTCCTCGTGGAGCGGCGGGCGACGGGCGGGCAGGCCGGGCAGAGCAGCCGGATCGAGAACTACCTGGGCTTTCCCGACGGTGTCTCCGGCGCGCAGTTGACCGACCGGGCCCGACGGCAGGCGGTCAAGTTCGGCGCCGAGCTGCTCAGCGCCCGGGAGGTGGTCGGCCTGAGCGAGGCCGGTGGGGCCCGGCTGCTGCGGTTCGGCGACGGCAGCGAGATCGCCGCGCACACAGTGGTGCTGGCCACCGGGGTCTCCTACCGGGTGCTCGACGCACCGGGGTTGGCCGACTTCACCGGCCGGGGGGTGTTCTACGGCGCCGCCGCCACCGAGGCGCCCAGTTGCGCCGACCAGGACGTCTACATCGTGGGCGGGGCCAATTCGGCCGGCCAGGCCGCCGTGCACTTCTCCCGGTACGCGGCCCGCGTTCACCTGCTGATCCGCGGCGCGGACCTCACGGCGTCGATGTCGCGCTACCTGATCGACCAGCTGGAACGGATCGACGCGATCACCGTGCACCCGCACACGGCCGTGGTCGGCGCCACCGGGCAGGACCACCTGCAACAGCTCACCCTCTGCGACACCCGCACCGGGCAGGCCCGCTGGGTCGACACGTCCTGGCTGTTCATCTTCATCGGCGCCGAGCCCCGCACGGACTGGCTGGACGGGGTGCTCGTCCGCGACGGGCGCGGCTTCATCGTCACCGGCCCGGACCTGTTGAGCGGTGGTCGGCGTCCGGCCGGGTGGTCGCTGTCGCGCGACCCGTACCACCTGGAGACGAGCGTGCCCGGGGTGTTCGCCGCCGGGGACGTCCGGGCCGAGTCGGTCAAGCGGGTCGCCTCGGCCGTCGGCGAGGGCGCGATGGCCGTCTCGCTCGTGCACCGCTACCTGGAGGCCCAATGA
- the smpB gene encoding SsrA-binding protein SmpB, whose amino-acid sequence MSPSKPPERRLIASNKKARHEYTVLRTYEAGIVLVGTEVKSLREGRASLVDAFAHERDGEIVLYGLHIAEYSYGTWTNHAPRRNRKLLLHRSEIGRILEKVREGGVTLVPLSMYFDNGWAKVELALAKGKRAYDKRQTLAERDANREIARELGRHLKGHPRRP is encoded by the coding sequence GTGAGCCCGTCCAAACCGCCAGAGCGTCGACTGATCGCCTCGAACAAGAAGGCCCGGCACGAGTACACCGTGCTGCGCACGTACGAGGCGGGCATCGTGCTTGTCGGCACCGAGGTGAAGTCGCTGCGCGAGGGACGGGCGTCGCTTGTCGACGCGTTCGCGCACGAGCGCGACGGCGAGATCGTGCTGTACGGGCTGCACATCGCCGAGTACAGCTACGGCACGTGGACCAACCACGCGCCGCGCCGCAACCGCAAGCTGCTGCTGCACCGCTCCGAGATCGGCCGGATCCTGGAGAAGGTGCGCGAGGGCGGCGTGACGCTCGTGCCGTTGTCGATGTACTTCGACAACGGCTGGGCCAAGGTCGAGCTGGCCCTGGCCAAGGGCAAGCGCGCGTACGACAAGCGGCAGACCCTCGCCGAGCGCGACGCCAACCGCGAGATCGCCCGGGAGCTGGGCCGGCACCTCAAGGGCCACCCTCGCCGCCCCTGA
- a CDS encoding TOBE domain-containing protein, which translates to MTMFRIGEAADLLGVSADTIRRWVDAGRLPAGRDEHGHRVIDGVDLAAFARAQAADPDAGAEFSSARNRLRGIVVDVRKDTVMAQVDIQAGPFRVVSLMSREAVDDLDLRVGSMAVAVIKSTTVVVERAAPTSTRTRVGA; encoded by the coding sequence GTGACGATGTTTCGCATCGGCGAGGCCGCCGACCTGCTCGGCGTCAGCGCCGACACGATCCGCCGCTGGGTGGACGCCGGGCGACTGCCCGCCGGGCGCGACGAGCACGGCCACCGCGTCATCGACGGCGTCGACCTGGCCGCGTTCGCCCGCGCGCAGGCCGCCGACCCGGACGCGGGCGCGGAGTTCTCCTCCGCCCGCAACCGGCTGCGCGGCATCGTCGTCGACGTCCGTAAGGACACGGTGATGGCCCAGGTCGACATCCAGGCCGGCCCGTTCCGGGTGGTGTCGCTGATGAGCCGCGAGGCGGTGGACGACCTCGACCTGCGGGTCGGGTCGATGGCCGTCGCGGTGATCAAGTCGACGACGGTGGTGGTGGAGCGGGCCGCACCCACCTCCACCCGCACGAGGGTCGGCGCATGA
- the modA gene encoding molybdate ABC transporter substrate-binding protein, with amino-acid sequence MSRRSALASLTAIAVLAVAGCGGGDDPATGGDDDQVTGTVTVFAAASLTESFTRIADDFEAAHPGTTVTLNLAGSSALANQINQGAPADVFASAAPKNMATVTEAGNAEGTAEVFARNQLVIAVPSGNPGGVTGLADLARPGVKVALCADQVPCGAAARTALTAAGVALTPVTLEQDVKGALAKVKLGEVDAALVYRTDARAASADVTGVEFPESARAINDYPIVALKDAPNPAGARAFVAYVRSAPAQAVLAGAGFQSP; translated from the coding sequence ATGAGCCGCCGGAGCGCGCTGGCGAGCCTGACGGCAATCGCGGTGCTGGCAGTGGCCGGCTGCGGCGGGGGCGACGACCCGGCGACCGGCGGCGACGACGACCAGGTCACCGGCACGGTGACCGTGTTCGCCGCCGCCTCACTCACCGAGTCGTTCACCCGGATCGCCGACGACTTCGAGGCCGCCCACCCGGGCACCACAGTCACCCTCAACCTCGCCGGCAGCTCCGCCCTTGCCAACCAGATCAACCAGGGCGCACCGGCGGACGTCTTCGCCTCGGCCGCGCCGAAGAACATGGCTACGGTGACCGAGGCCGGCAACGCCGAGGGCACGGCGGAGGTCTTCGCCCGCAACCAACTGGTGATCGCGGTGCCCAGCGGCAATCCGGGGGGCGTGACCGGGCTGGCGGATCTGGCCCGTCCGGGGGTGAAGGTGGCGCTCTGCGCCGACCAGGTGCCCTGCGGCGCGGCGGCACGTACCGCCCTGACCGCGGCCGGCGTCGCGTTGACACCTGTCACCTTGGAGCAGGACGTCAAGGGCGCGCTCGCCAAGGTGAAGCTCGGCGAGGTCGACGCGGCCCTCGTCTACCGCACGGACGCCCGCGCGGCGAGCGCCGACGTGACAGGCGTCGAGTTTCCCGAGTCGGCACGGGCGATAAACGACTACCCGATCGTCGCGCTGAAGGACGCGCCGAATCCGGCCGGCGCGCGGGCCTTCGTCGCGTACGTCCGCTCGGCGCCGGCACAGGCGGTCCTCGCCGGGGCCGGTTTCCAGTCGCCGTGA
- a CDS encoding ABC transporter permease yields the protein MSNALPGVAPRRRGRVPAALLIPAGLGLLFLVLPLAGLVVRAPWTTLPQRLTAPGALTALRLSVQTATLATLFCLLLGVPLAWLLARVEFPGRRLVRALVTVPLVLPPVVGGVALLLVFGRRGLLGGWLDATFGVTLPFTTAGVVLAEAFVAMPFLVIAVEGALRAADNRYEEAAATLGAGRWTTFTHVTLPLVTPGLAAGAVLCWARALGEFGATITFAGNYPGRTQTMPLAVYLALETDLESAIVLSLVLLIVSVGILAALRDRWMASP from the coding sequence GTGAGCAATGCCCTTCCCGGCGTCGCACCGCGCCGACGGGGGCGGGTGCCCGCGGCGTTGCTGATCCCAGCCGGGCTGGGCCTGCTCTTCCTCGTCCTGCCGCTGGCCGGGCTGGTGGTCCGGGCACCGTGGACGACGCTGCCGCAGCGGCTCACCGCGCCGGGGGCGCTGACCGCGCTGCGGCTGTCGGTGCAGACCGCGACCCTGGCCACCCTGTTCTGCCTGCTGCTCGGCGTGCCGCTGGCCTGGCTGCTGGCCCGGGTCGAGTTCCCCGGCCGCCGGCTGGTCCGCGCCCTGGTCACCGTGCCGCTGGTGCTGCCACCGGTGGTCGGCGGCGTGGCGCTGCTGCTGGTCTTCGGCCGGCGCGGGCTGCTCGGCGGTTGGCTCGACGCCACGTTCGGCGTCACCCTGCCGTTCACGACCGCGGGCGTGGTGCTGGCCGAGGCGTTCGTCGCCATGCCGTTCCTCGTCATCGCCGTGGAGGGTGCGCTGCGTGCCGCCGACAACCGCTATGAGGAGGCCGCCGCGACGCTCGGCGCCGGGCGGTGGACCACCTTCACCCACGTCACCCTGCCCCTGGTGACACCGGGACTGGCCGCCGGGGCGGTGCTGTGCTGGGCGCGGGCGCTCGGCGAGTTCGGCGCCACCATCACCTTCGCCGGCAACTATCCCGGGCGTACGCAGACGATGCCGCTGGCCGTCTACCTGGCTCTGGAGACCGACCTGGAGTCCGCGATCGTGCTCAGCCTGGTGCTGCTGATCGTCTCGGTGGGCATCCTGGCCGCGCTGCGGGACCGCTGGATGGCCAGCCCGTGA
- a CDS encoding ABC transporter ATP-binding protein has translation MDDEAGPAPLLDARLVVDRGAFRLDVPLRVASGEVVALLGPNGAGKTTALRALAGLHPLTAGHVTLGGVDLDRPAGRSWVPTERRPIGVVFQDYLLFPHLDALDNVAFGPRRHGVDRRAARATARDWLDRVGLAGQAHRRPRQLSGGQAQRVALARALAVGPSLLLLDEPLAALDARTRLDTRAELHRHLTAHPGATVLVTHDPLDALALADRLVIVEGGRVVQEGDGPSVTARPRTDYVARLVGLNLYRGRAEGHGVRVAPELTLSVADRLDGDAFVAFRPAAVALHPSRPDGSPRNTWAGTVAGVQRHGDNVRVQVDGPIGVAADVTPAAAAHLRLIPGQRVWVAVKATETHAYPAAT, from the coding sequence CTGGACGACGAGGCCGGACCCGCGCCGCTGCTCGACGCCCGGCTCGTCGTCGATCGGGGCGCCTTCCGACTTGACGTGCCCCTGCGGGTCGCGTCCGGCGAGGTCGTCGCGCTGCTCGGGCCGAACGGCGCCGGCAAGACCACCGCGTTACGCGCGCTGGCCGGGCTGCACCCGCTCACCGCCGGGCACGTCACCCTCGGCGGCGTCGACCTGGATCGGCCGGCGGGCCGGAGCTGGGTGCCCACCGAGCGCCGGCCGATCGGCGTGGTCTTCCAGGACTACCTGCTCTTCCCGCACCTCGACGCGCTGGACAACGTGGCCTTCGGGCCGCGCCGCCACGGCGTCGACAGGCGGGCGGCGCGGGCCACGGCCCGCGACTGGCTCGACCGGGTGGGCCTGGCCGGCCAGGCGCACCGCCGGCCCCGGCAGCTCTCCGGCGGGCAGGCGCAACGCGTGGCGCTGGCCCGCGCGCTTGCCGTCGGGCCGTCGCTGCTGCTGCTCGACGAGCCGCTCGCCGCCCTGGACGCCCGCACCCGACTGGACACCCGTGCGGAGCTGCACCGCCACCTGACCGCCCACCCGGGCGCCACGGTGCTCGTCACCCACGATCCGCTGGACGCGTTGGCGCTTGCCGACCGCCTGGTCATCGTCGAGGGTGGGCGGGTGGTGCAGGAGGGCGACGGCCCGAGCGTCACGGCCCGCCCGCGCACCGACTACGTGGCCCGCCTGGTCGGGCTGAACCTCTATCGGGGCCGGGCCGAGGGTCACGGGGTACGCGTCGCGCCGGAGTTGACCCTCAGCGTGGCCGACCGGCTCGACGGGGACGCGTTCGTCGCGTTCCGCCCGGCGGCGGTGGCCCTGCACCCGTCCCGGCCGGACGGCAGCCCTCGCAACACCTGGGCGGGCACGGTGGCCGGCGTGCAGCGCCACGGCGACAACGTGCGCGTGCAGGTGGACGGGCCGATCGGCGTGGCCGCCGACGTCACGCCGGCCGCCGCGGCGCACCTGCGGCTGATCCCCGGCCAGCGGGTCTGGGTGGCGGTCAAGGCGACCGAGACCCACGCCTACCCGGCCGCGACCTGA
- a CDS encoding type II toxin-antitoxin system Phd/YefM family antitoxin: MAVPALTPHSDPPRSVPLREARTRFSQLVALAELTDAVTVVTRDGDPRPVAAIVPAAAARSGAQARADADRLAAVTAGWARRLEEQHRRSGQRHAAELAAVRAALAEVWAELDRRVVPGSDPALSRLRAAHADLLTD; the protein is encoded by the coding sequence ATGGCCGTCCCCGCGCTCACCCCGCATTCCGACCCGCCGCGTTCCGTGCCGCTGCGTGAGGCGCGCACCCGGTTCAGCCAGCTCGTCGCGCTGGCCGAGCTGACCGACGCCGTCACAGTCGTCACCCGCGACGGCGATCCCCGCCCGGTCGCCGCGATCGTCCCCGCCGCCGCGGCCCGCAGTGGCGCGCAGGCCCGCGCCGACGCCGACCGGCTCGCCGCGGTCACCGCCGGTTGGGCCCGCCGCCTCGAGGAGCAGCACCGGCGCAGCGGCCAGCGACACGCCGCCGAGCTGGCAGCGGTCCGCGCGGCGCTCGCCGAGGTGTGGGCCGAGCTGGACCGCCGCGTCGTTCCGGGCAGCGACCCGGCCCTGTCCCGGCTGCGCGCCGCGCACGCCGACCTGCTCACCGACTGA